A region from the Verrucomicrobiales bacterium genome encodes:
- a CDS encoding response regulator transcription factor → MKPAPAKAVRKARHRILILDDHPIMRQGLAQLLAHEPDLQVCGEANEAREALANIPKTLPDLLLADLSLPDRSGLELIKDLQLQFPELKVLVLSMHDESLYAERVLRAGGRGYVMKQEGGRKLLEAIRKVLDGHIYVSEKIAGKILEIFAGRRQQAATSPVELLTDRELEVFQLIGQGLSTQAIASRLSVSVKTVEVHRVNIKSKLQLATLPELVHQAVRWVESKGLI, encoded by the coding sequence ATGAAACCAGCTCCCGCCAAAGCCGTGCGTAAGGCCCGGCATCGCATCCTGATCCTGGACGATCATCCCATCATGCGCCAGGGCCTGGCGCAGCTCCTGGCTCACGAACCAGATCTCCAGGTCTGTGGCGAAGCCAATGAAGCCCGAGAAGCGTTGGCGAACATTCCGAAGACCCTCCCCGATCTCCTTCTGGCCGACTTGTCGCTGCCCGACCGCAGCGGCCTGGAGCTGATCAAGGACCTTCAGCTTCAGTTCCCGGAGCTCAAGGTGCTCGTTCTGTCGATGCACGATGAATCGCTCTACGCGGAACGCGTGCTGCGCGCCGGAGGACGCGGCTATGTCATGAAGCAAGAAGGCGGCCGCAAGCTGCTGGAAGCGATTCGGAAGGTGCTGGACGGGCACATCTATGTCAGTGAAAAGATAGCCGGCAAGATCCTGGAGATCTTTGCGGGACGCCGCCAACAAGCGGCCACCTCACCCGTGGAGTTGCTCACCGACCGCGAATTGGAAGTCTTTCAGCTGATCGGCCAGGGCCTCAGCACCCAGGCCATCGCCAGCCGGCTCAGCGTCAGCGTGAAGACCGTCGAAGTCCACAGAGTGAACATCAAGAGCAAGCTCCAACTCGCCACCCTGCCTGAGCTGGTCCACCAAGCCGTGCGTTGGGTGGAGAGCAAGGGATTGATCTGA